A window of Daucus carota subsp. sativus chromosome 2, DH1 v3.0, whole genome shotgun sequence genomic DNA:
GCTTCCCTAGCTTCCCTGCCGAAGTCCTTCTGTGTGGTGAATGCCGTCTGGAAGAATCAAAACAAGAGATGGATGTCTGTCAGAAATATTATCTGAATtttgtaaaacaaaatattGCCTGAAAGACGGTTATTTGGCCAAGTAGCAGTTTTGATTTAATCCATTGAGGTCAGAATTTATACTAATGATAAGGGATTCCAGAATTGGAAGTACAGAATGTGATGAAGAAATGATCAGTGTCACTTACTTTCTGCTCAAGTATCAGACCCCAAGCTCTTCCGCTGAGTGCATATCGGACACCAAATTTGATTGGATCAAGCAGGAGGTAAGTCAAAATGTTGTATATCCAAATAACTGCAGTCCATTTCCAGCCAATCTTGACAATTTCAGCAACATCCCATGTCACCACAGCAGATATGACAGTCGCGATCTGCAATGGTAGTACAGAATCAATCTCAAATCGTCTAGGAATGGAAATATTCTCTTATTAAATGTATTTTTGGTAAATAATTCAACATCTCCCAAAACATTCTGAGCTTTTTCAGAAAAATGAGGCATTCGCGGAAACAGTCTTTCTACTCTAATAGTAGTGTAAGGTCAAATAAGATCTTACCCTCTATGCACCCTACTTCTAGGTGGGAAATAAAGGGTATCTTGAGTTTCGttccattttttattttgtaaagaaGGAGAATTGTTGTAGTGCTTGTGTCAAGTGTCAAATCGACTTACTAACTGAGCGACGATGAAGGCACAAACTAAAAGAGAGCCAGGTCTTTCAGTAAATGACCATCCCCTGGAGCGCGTGACAAATATCAGGGCCTGGCTTATGGTACTGACTTGAAGGTACACAGCTGAACTTAGACGCCCATTTATAAATTTGGTCTGTTTCTTGGACTCTTCTTTCCCGAGAGTTTTAAGATAGGCATCGTAGTTGTGCTTGTTGAAATCATCTAGATGGAAATGCTTCTGAGAAATGAGGGATGGAAAATTGTAAACTATTAGTGTATTATCTATGTAGATTGCTGTATCGAGAAGGCCACTCTATGATCTAGTAATCTGTTAAAAATGACCAAATGCTTTTACCGCAAAAAAACTAGTCTCAGCCATTCCATAGTAAAATATGACAGTAGTCAAGGCGAGGTACGTTCCTATGACAACTCCAGTTGCAAAAATTTCAGTGAGTTTCCAACTGTCTGGAAGTGGCGACGGTTTGACTCTGTCTTTAGATATTGTCATGATAGTAcctgaaataatttttgaaaggaGGTATCGATTTAGTACATACTGCAGATAGAAATATGACTATAATCAAGAATCTTTGTGAAGCTATAAAGCTACATTGTATCTTGGAGTGGATTCTTACCATCATTTAGAATCGCAATGAGCAGAACCATCAGAGGAGGGAAATTGAACCTCCAAAATACACTCAGCAACAAAAATCCCAACTGTTGCACAAAACTCCCAGGGTCTAATCATTCAATACAAGTGACTgtagtttaaaaatatttaagtatttatGATAGATTATTGCTTACCACAATACGTATTGTGATCGATACTGCATATAtctgaaaaaaatttataagctAAAATTAGTTGTTAACCTAAAACGCAGTACTTAAAGAGCAAAATTTTCAATGAAGCACGAAAGTGCTGGAACAAGCAAGACATTATTTACCGTGTAGTTCTTCATCCTCTGGAAGATGGCACGACTTGTTAAAACAGCACTGATGATCACACTTAGGCCCGGCTCAGTTAGAACAATGTCAGAGGCACTGCGGGCAGCATCTGTTGCGTCTGCCACAGCAATTCCTATGTCTGCTATCTTTAGTGCAGGTGCATCATTAACTCCATCACCAGTCATTCCACATATGTGCTTTCTTCcttgtaatatttttactatCTCATACTTGTGCTCTGCAAATGGGAGATCAGATTTAGAGGAGTGTGAATGGTCCTCAAGAGTTATAACGTATAACTTAAATATCATCATGTTTACCAGGGAACACTCCAGCAAAACCATCAGCCTTCTCAATAAGTTCCTCAACTGATAGAGTTGCCAGTGAAGAATCCTTGTGTTCACCAAGCAATGACGACGATGGGTACATGTTTGTCCCCATGCCAAGGCGCCTCCCAGTTTCCTTCCCGATTGCAAGTTGATCACCTGATTAAGATGCTTGCATGTTATGATATCATAAATACACCAATAATACACGAGATCATACTAAACAGTGTTAGCTTAGTTATTGCTAAATGCATCAAACAGAAAGTAGGAAATGATCTGATAAAGGGTAAATGTCTGAGACACTTGAGAGTCCTGTAGGCCTTTTCAGATAAGACTGTTTTGATATGCACATATAAATTCAAGCAAGAAAATATAATGTAAAAGGATGATTTGTGATTATGATAGAACAAGGTAAGTAGTTTAACTGTGCAAGATTAGTATCCAATTGATGACCATTTCATATACAAAGTTCTCAACAGATCTAAATAATATATGCTCCAGCCAATGTTGCTTCTGGATTAATACATTGTTAGTGTTCTGTAGAAATGGGTAAGTTGAAGTAATTGTTTATCGATTGAAGCTTGGCCAGAGTAATAATTAGTAAGCTTTAGGGAACACCTGTGATCATCTTGACACTCACTCCAAGTTCTAAAGCTCTTCTAATTGTTTCAGCACTGTCATGGCGAGGTGGATCAAAGAGAGGCATAAGGCCGACGAATTCCCAGGGCCCACCAGCACTGTCCTTGGTGTTCTCAGGTACTTGCTAAACCAATGTAAAGCACATATGAACGAAATCCAAAACAGACTTTTCAGGAGAATATATGTATGAGGTAACTGATAAGTTTTGTCTACCTGGCGAGCAACTGCCAGAGACCGAAGTCCACGCTCAGCAAATTTGTCTATCATTGTGTGCACTCTTTTTTCAATTTCTGATTTGTTCCATGCTAGACTGAGAATCTAAAGTAACAATGGGGTAAAGAAATTACCATTTGATTAGGCTACAGTATGTCGATACCTACAAGCTACATAATTGAACAATTGTTGAATGAATACCTGCTCTGGTGCACCTTTGCTCACCCTGTGCATATTTCCAGCACCATCTATGTACGTTAGAGCTGTCCGTTTGTCAGTTGGATTAAACGGGAGGAAGTGAACTTCGGTGATACCAGCCCGTGCCTGAAAGGTACCAGCATCACATTTGATTAATAACATAAGTTAGTCTTctgaaatttaataatataatttgagcCAGGATACTTTAACACAGTCACGCGCTCtctaaaaaatttgaaacagTTTAACtggatttttttcaaaagatgATCTATAACAGCAATAATACCTCCTTAGGGTCCCCCAGCATGGACACAATTGCTGTGTCTATGGCATCTTGGTTCTCTATTCGAGATGCTCTTGCAGCCATCAAGACAACTGTGTCTTTGTCGACACCTTTGGCAAAAACCTGTGCATTGCATAGATGTTTGAGAGAAATATCTATGACTCAAGTGCAATTTCTACCAAAAATATTGTTATGTTGAACAGCAGTTATATGCTGCAGATTTTAGCAAGAAAGCTGCTTATCTAAGATACATTCATATCAAAGGATTAGGGATTGATTGATCACCTCAATTAGATTTTTGTCAACTGTGAGCTTGTTGAGAGTTAAGGTGCCTGTTTTATCACTGCATAAGACATCCATCCCGGCCATCTCCTCAATTGCGGTCATTCTCTTTGTTATGGCACCCTGAATTAAAAGAAGGTATGCGCAATATTGAATCGTTTAGCCTTTGAAACTAGCTGTACTTGTATACACTACTAAAATAGTTCTGGGACATAATACCAATGGCAGTACCATAGTAATGTAGCTTAGCGAACCTGCTGAGATAAGCGATGTGAACCTATGGCCATAGTAACTGAAAGAACAGTAGGCATTGCAATGGGGATACCGCCAATTAGTAGAACAAGAAGATTGTCTACAGCTTGACGGTATTTTCTGTGTTGACTAGCCACCACAATGATCTCAATAACCATCCCAATAGCAATCGAGCAAATGCAGAAGTTTCCTATTGCAGTCAAGACCTGTCATCCGTCAGGAGGTACAATTAGGATAAAACAAATGCACGTTCATCACTACAGAAGTATCTCCTAATTTTGCTGAATTCTGATTTGCAGTACAGTTAAAATTCTATTAACAATTGGAAATGAGCTCTCAATTTGGACCTGTTGGAAATGGCCAACATGCGTAGTATTTTCAACAAGATGAGCTGCTCTTCCAAAAAATGTGTGCACTCCAGTGGCAATAACAACTGCTTCTATTTCTCCTTGCTTACATGTTGAGCCCGAATATACTCCATCACCGGGATTTTTAGTCACTGGCAGTGATTCTCCTGTAAGTGAGGACTGAAGAAGGATATATACAACATATTTGTCAGACACCAGACATTTGTTTTTGACCAAACATGAGTTAAATGTTACTGGAAATAGCCAGAAAACTAAGACTAGATATAGTTATATGGACACGTGCCTGATCAATCTTTAACGGATCCCCTTGAAGTAAACGAGCATCAGCAGGAATGATGTCTCCCAATTTGATGCTAATAATGTCTCCAGGGACTAGGACAGAAGCATCTTGTTCACTCCATTTTCCATCACGTAAAATCTGGTGGAACATTTGAGTTCCAATTATCAACAAGGATAAAGTTAGTGTAGGAAGTAAGCTAGCAATTTGATATCCACTATCAGCCAGACCAACCTTAGCTTTTGGAGCCAACCGAGCCATCAAGGCTGCAGCTGCATTGCCTGCATTGTTTTCCTCCATAAAACTTATGGTTGAATTGACTATAAGTAGCGCAACAATGCCTACAAAGTCATGGAAATCCACTCCCTTATCCTGAGAACATGGTGTTGATGAAACAAACAGGACTTTTAGACCATGAGTTATGCAACTAGTTGTTCTTGGCAGGTCTTTAAGTATACTAGTAGATGTATTAGAAACTTACGCCTCCATGAGCCATCGAGATTGCCATGATGGCTGCTGCTTCCATAACCCATGACAGAGGATTCCACATAAACCCAAGAAACTTGAGTATTTTGCTCTCCTGTGAAGGAAACAGACCTCGTAAGATGTGTTTTCAACATATCAAAGATAAATAATACGAAAGAAACTTTGAAGAACAAGATACCTTCTTTTCTTCTAGTTTGTTGTATCCAAAAACTTCGAGACGTTCCTGAACCTCATCAGAAGTCAGACCAGCCGTGGTACACTTCAATTTTTCAAGAACTTCCTCAATAGGTATGTTCTCCTGCAACACGAGATCGATATGCTCAGTAACAatataacaaaaacattaatatagCATCTCATAACCGATCATCTCCTTAAGCAGGACTTAACAATCATTCAAGAGATATACGAACTTCCAAGTCTTCACCAAGGTATGTAAAAAAAAACCTACCAAATCAACAGTTTCTTTGCTGATTGCTTCCAGCACACTTAAACTCTTGTCTGCATCCATTTTGACTGCCCTCTTCAGCTCCTACTCAACTCCGAATAAAATCTGCAAGTAAAAACATTGTCAGCAAAAGTATTCCATAACACTAACCAAACTAAACATACCcttatatattatcaaaaaaaaaacatacccTTATATGTCCTACTCGCAAATAGTGTATGGTTCGAGTCAAACCAAACATACACTACTCATAAATAGTGTCCGGTTCgaatcaaaccaaacataccTAGTATATCCTACTCGTAACCAGGACTTGTCAGAGTGCAACAATAAGACAtctacatattaaaatataatatggtcCTCATAAGCCCTCCTCTCCTCTCCATACCTCGAAGTTTTAGGAGAATTAGTCACTTAATATGGTATCAGATCTCAGTTTAATAGGAGGGAGAACGGAGGTTTTGGGAATTCTAGTTACTTACCAATACGGCAATACATATCATAACACACCTATTAGTAAAGAATTCTAAAATGCAAAACTTTTACCTGCAAGCATGCTCCAAAAATCGGAACACGAGCTGGATCAAGGCGTAAGAACTCGAATTTCTCCAGCTATATATATAAGCAGCAGGAAGGAATCCATGTAAAGACCAACATAAAAAACCAGAGCTttgttagaaaaataataaagaaaacaaGAGTTGTGAAGTCATATGAGAAAAGACACAACAGAGCTTCTGAAGCTCCGTCCAAGAACAGCTAGCATACAAGTATCTGGAACTGCAAATCTGACGTTTTGTTCCAACTGCATGCATTGCATGATTAAAATTATGAAATCTTGTTGCAGCAATTTAGCACATTGTAACACAACCAAAATTATTTAATGAGTTTGGTTCTTGTTAAGTACTACTTTGGAATTGTACGATTTCACATTGAACTGTACGGTTGTACATTTACTAACATCACCTGGATGATTCTCCGGAATAATAAATTAGGCATTTGGTTCATATTTAAGGAGTCATGGGAGTTtaacatgttatatattatttatggattgtatatttaaatgggattttaatgcataatatattaattttaattaataatttttatctgattttgatttttatagtTCTAAATAAAATGTGGtaaagttgatgcagagtattCAACATTTAAGCATAATCTTTTAGAATCCTATGAATTAGggtggaatttcaaaaaatataaacaaacaatctcataaaatttattattttataaagtccaaaaaaatatattagttttaaatgaattttaaataatgataATTGAATAGCATCAGATAGTTAAGTATAATTTACAATTTTGATTGAATAGCACTAGATTTTgtaacacaataaaaaaatcttaattaaatatctaaaaattcagatatatcttttaaaatctcagtGAACACACCTCGATTTCATGAATTAAAAGAAtcttttcaaatcttttaaaatctcaattcaatACACCCTTTTGATtagaaaaaattgttttaaccGGTTtagtcatttgaaatgaaaactTTTATTTTCATCAGATAAATCACATTCTCAGTAAATTCTATTCTCATACACTTTTTTTAGTCATCAAACGGTTGTATTATATCAAGATTGCAAGATACAATATCTGGATATATAGAGTTTCCTTCATTCAAGAAAGTATATCATCTAACTgaaagtatgtaaatactccggatgtttagataaaattataaagacaATCGTCAAAAGAATCCCCAAATACTGAGAAATCATCCATGAATACCTCTAGAAAGTCACCAACCATGTATGAGAAGATAGCCATCATACATCTTTGAAAAGTCGGAGGGGCATTACATAGCCCGAATGACACCCTTCTGAAGGCAAAAGTACCATAAGGACAAGTGAAAGTAGTCTTGTGTTGATCTTCGGGAGCAACTgttatctgattatagccagaatacccatcaaGAAAACAATAATACTCTCGTCCAGCCAATCTATCCAACATCTGATCAACAAAGGGCAACGGAAAGTGATCTTTTCTAGTGGATTTGTTCAGCTTCCGATAATCAATGCAAATTCTCCAACCGGTGACTGTTCTCGTAGGGATCAACtcgttattttcattttttatcatCGTGATTCCACCTTTCTTTGGCACACACTGAACTGGGCTCACCCATGCACTATCCGAAATCGGATAAATAATTCCAGCATCTAGCCACTTAATTACCTCTTTCTTCACCACTTCCTTCATAATAGGATTCAGTCTGCGCTGGCCTTCAATTGAACCTTTGGCACCATCTTCCAACAAGATTTTATGCATGCAAATAGAAGGGCTAATACCTTTGATATCTGCAATACTCCACCCAATAGCTTTCTTGTGATTCTTCAGAAGCTCTACCAATTTCTCTTCTTGGGCAATAGATAATTCAGCAGAGATAATAACAGGTAAAGTGGAAGAAGGTCCCAAATAAGCATACTTCAAATGAGAAGGAAGAGCCTTTAGTTCTAACTCTGGTGGCTCATCAATTGATGACTTAGGAGTCTTGAATTCCCTTGACGAcaaatccaatgactcaaaacGTCCCCTAGTTCTTGTAACCTGTGAATTAGCTTCTAGCCAAGCTAAGAGTTCAACATTATCATCTTCCTCTTGAGAAACATTCAATATTAATTGCTCCAACGGATCATGAGAAGAATTAGAGTCTAATTTATCAGAAATTAGCTCATCAAATATGGTGATAGCTGAGCAATCTTctacatcatcaaaatatttcaTTGCTTTAAAGACATTAAAAGTCACCTTTTCATCTTGAACCCTCATAGTTAGCTCTCCGTTTTGCACATCAATGAGAGTTCTTCCTGTAGCAAGGAATGGtcttcccaagataatgggaaCCTCTCGATCAGCCTCATAGTCCAACACGATGAAATCAGCAGGAAATATGAACTTGTCTACCTTGACCAGAACATCTTCAATCTTTCCCTCTGGATGAGCAAGAGATCTATCAGCTAGTTGAAGAGTGACAGTAGTAGGCCGAACTTCTCCAATCCCCAATTTTCTGAACACCGACATAGGCATCAAGTTTATGCTAGCCCCCAAATCATAATGCCATCCCACAATAAGAGTCACCAATAGTGCAAGGAATAGTGAAACTTCCTGGATCTTTCATCTTTGTAGGCAATTTATGTTGCAAGAATGAGCTACACTCCTTTGTTAGAGCTACAGTTTCAAACTCCCCCAACCTTCTCTTCTTCGTAAGAATGTCCTTCATGAATTTCACATAGTTGGGCATCTGCTCAAGAGCTTCTACAAGAGGAATATTGATGTGAAGCTGCTTCAGAAcatcaagaaatttcttgaacTGAACATTTTGTTTTTGCTTTTGAAATCGCTGAGGAAATGGAGGTTGTGGCTGAATGTGTGATTTCTTAGAAGACTTTGGTGGAGAAACCTTGTCGTTCTCGCTTTCCTTATCATCAGGAATTTCCTCATTGCCACTAGGTTCAACAGAATCATCATATTTGGCGTCAGTAACAGTGTTCCCCAAAACTTTTCCGCTTTTCAATGTCATGGCTTTACAATGTTCATTCCCAACACCCTTAGGCTTTTCGGTATCACTAGGGAGAGTGCCATGTGGTCGATTCCTTAGTTCATTAGCTAGTTGCCCAACTTGATTCTCCAAGTTTCTCAAGGATGCCGCTTGACTTTGGACTAGAGCTTCAGTCTGAGATCtactagcttcattcttgatgatGTACTCCTTCAACATATTTTCAAGTGAATTAGACTGAGGTGCTTGTTGAGAAAATCCGGGTGGATAATTGGACTTTACGTTGCCAGTTGAAGTTCCAGAATTTGCCCCTTGATTGCTCCAAGAAAAATTAGGATGTTGCCTCCATGACTGATTGTAAGTATTCGAGTAAGGGCCAGCCTTATTTTGATTTCCCATGTAAAAGACAGATTCTGGATTTGAAGGAGAACTATCATAAGTATGAGCCTCACCGCAAAATACACAAGAAACATTCTTGGTTTGATTAATCTGTGAACTGAGGGATTGCTCCTTCGATTGATTATTGCCCATGCTCAGATTCTTGAGCATATGCTCCATAGATGCTAGTTGAGCCTTCATCGAAGTTATAGAGTCCACATCATAGATTCCAGCTACCTTTTTCCCTGTTTGAGCTCTAGAAGATGACCACTGATAGTTTTTGGTAGCAATTGTCTCAAGGATTTCATAAGCCTGATTATAGGACTTAGAGAGAAGGGCCCCATTTGCTGATGCATCCACCACCATCTTTGTTTGAGCATTGAGACCATTATAAAAAGTCTCCATCTGAATGCAATGAAGAATACCATGATGAGGACATTTTCTGAGTAATTCTTTAAATCTCTCCCATGCATCATACAAAGATTCATCATCCTGCTGTTGAAAAGAATTGATCTCATTCCGGAGCTTTGCATTCATATTGGGAGGAAAATACTTGCTCAAGAACTTTTCTGTCAAATCATTCCATGTTGTGACTGATCCTGCCGGTAAAGAATTTAGCCAGGTTCTAGCTCTGTCTCGCACAGAATAAGGGAATAATTTCAAGCGCAAAGGTACtccttgaaatttgaaagaatcaCTGATCTCCATGAATAGACGAagatgaaggtgaggatcctcgGTAAGCATCCCACTGAATTGACCAATAGTCTGAAGCATTTGGAACATGATCGGCTTCAACTCAAACTGTGTTGCTTGAATATCGGGTCTTATGATCCCCGAATTTAATTCTTCGAAACGGGGTGCCGCATATTGCCGAATAGCACGATCTTTATCATCCGCAATAACTGCACCCACTGGAACAACAGGAATGTCTCTATTATTAACGTTGTCACCCATAGTTACTTGTGTTTGCTTGATCTTGCGTTGTGCTTTTCTTCTTCTATTGAATGTTCGCTCAATTTTAGGATCAAAGCCAAATACCACTGAGTGTCTTTCGCTCATGCACAAAGAGACCTGATGAACACAAAAAATTACTCCCGTTAGAACAGAAGTAACAAAAACCAAACTGTAAGAATATCAAATTCGTAATTAATATCTAAtctagtccccggcagcggcgccaaaaacttgttgcgtaaaatactaatgtgcaagtgtacacaatcgcaaacaagtaatatagtaataaataccagatatcGTTCCTCAAGGACTATCTATACGTATTAATCGCAAATAATCTCTAACAGTCTGATTATCGAACACAATAAATTATTGAcggtttttatattaaaactaaatttaaccaactaaaattatactaaagagtttaacgagtttcaaatatgagaagataaGTCAGGATAATTACTTCCCCCCAACACAAGAATATCGGTAAAAGAGTTGCGAAATATTGCAACAAATCACAAGTTACTAGCTAGAATTAAATGGTCATAGGCTTCTCTCGAAATCACTATGGTATAATTCCTACAAATAAACTAAcatatgtctatgccaatttaatattcgaaatccaattaagcatcaattcacaaagctatgcatggtcacaatatatgtctataccgtaactaaattataatcaaaagatataatcatgcaccattcaagttttgtgtcaattaatcataaccCTCTGAGTATTAAGATTAACTCGATAACCCACTAGAGTTGATCAGacaatagcaagtattaacatgaaaaacactTGAATGAGTAAACCACAAAATCGCATACAATACTCTTTATCAAAACACCAAAATCCTCATGCTAGGGTtccataaaaatcccaactttatacaattagttcatactcaaaatctcaaaatcaACCAAAGATGAAGAGAACATGTTCATAAGAATAAGAGTTAAGGAGAGAAATCTAAACAAAAAGATGAAGGAACAAATCCACTGAATGTCTTCAATGGCTGAAATCTCTTCCGTCTCGCTTCTGCTTCCTCTCTTTGCTCGAGCCTCCACCCTCTATCTCGTACgatgtctctctctctctctaaattaGGTCTGAATACCAAACCCTAATAACtatattaaaagtatttttaaatgaattaatgaaaatacaaggagatttccgaatcagaatagaattccaaaagaggaaattcgcagttgactttttgactctgattctgggctgattagactgggataaaaatgcaagtccacctctgaattaaaggccttgttctaagcttcgcgtgggctcttgAATCGCCTGATTTGGACTTCTGgaactccagatatggcccaaacagtgaatgCTGTGCGGCTAGCttcaaaatccgaattttattcgaattaaactccaattcttgctatttaaactccaatccAAATCTAATTAGAATTCCTtccatcctacaataaaacattaatatttattaaataaaaatccaattaaatacaaaataactaaaatatagggacaatattaagataaaatgcacgcttatcattaacttttaaaaatattcattttatcatattaaattgAAAGTTATATATTAAAGTAGTCAAAtcgattgatcggtgattaaatttaaaaaaaatattcattttcaactattatatatacaaatttcaatcaaactataataaatttgattagtcaaaagtttaaaaaaaaaaaaagacgtgCATTTAAAGATGGAGGACATAATTTCAAGTTCAACACATATAGCTAAATTACAAGGTtggatattaaataataaaaattgatgcCAAGATAAAATACAAAATCACTAATGTACATGTTTTGTTATACTGATGTGTCAAAACTAAAGTTTGTGGAGTAACGATTTTGTTTTGGGATTACCCATCATATTCATGTGCTCCTATTTGCTAACCTTAAAACTTTAATACTCAGTTTACCTTCGTTTCCTTAGTTTTGAGAAAGTCCAATGGTAAACACGTAACTATTGctaaaatttgaaatcaaaaagtACATTTGATGTTAGAATTATTTTCATGCTCCAATGcatggttttaaaaaaaaaccaaggagatgtaaaattattttgtattaaaaaataattagtaattaataatatgtttttgttTCCTTCTCAGTCATTTATTGTTGTTGCCAACTTGTGCATCATTTACCAAAACATCGAGGGCTCATCCTCTGATTTTAAAGCTGGTGCGTTTATTGAATAATAGAAAATATTCATTTATGATATTAAAGTAGTCAAATCGGTTGATTGgtaattaacttttaaaaatattcattttatcatattaaaaattgaaagtcatatattaaaatagtcAAATTGATTGATCGGTGGttaaatattaagaaatattcattttcaactattatatatacaaatttcaatcaaactataataaatttgattagtcaaaagttaaaaaaaaaaaagaagaagagaagaagaCATGCATTTAAAGATGGAGGACATAATTTCACGTTCAACACATATAGCTAAATTACAAGGTTggc
This region includes:
- the LOC108208008 gene encoding plasma membrane ATPase 1 yields the protein MDADKSLSVLEAISKETVDLENIPIEEVLEKLKCTTAGLTSDEVQERLEVFGYNKLEEKKESKILKFLGFMWNPLSWVMEAAAIMAISMAHGGDKGVDFHDFVGIVALLIVNSTISFMEENNAGNAAAALMARLAPKAKILRDGKWSEQDASVLVPGDIISIKLGDIIPADARLLQGDPLKIDQSSLTGESLPVTKNPGDGVYSGSTCKQGEIEAVVIATGVHTFFGRAAHLVENTTHVGHFQQVLTAIGNFCICSIAIGMVIEIIVVASQHRKYRQAVDNLLVLLIGGIPIAMPTVLSVTMAIGSHRLSQQGAITKRMTAIEEMAGMDVLCSDKTGTLTLNKLTVDKNLIEVFAKGVDKDTVVLMAARASRIENQDAIDTAIVSMLGDPKEARAGITEVHFLPFNPTDKRTALTYIDGAGNMHRVSKGAPEQILSLAWNKSEIEKRVHTMIDKFAERGLRSLAVARQQVPENTKDSAGGPWEFVGLMPLFDPPRHDSAETIRRALELGVSVKMITGDQLAIGKETGRRLGMGTNMYPSSSLLGEHKDSSLATLSVEELIEKADGFAGVFPEHKYEIVKILQGRKHICGMTGDGVNDAPALKIADIGIAVADATDAARSASDIVLTEPGLSVIISAVLTSRAIFQRMKNYTIYAVSITIRIVLGFLLLSVFWRFNFPPLMVLLIAILNDGTIMTISKDRVKPSPLPDSWKLTEIFATGVVIGTYLALTTVIFYYGMAETSFFAKHFHLDDFNKHNYDAYLKTLGKEESKKQTKFINGRLSSAVYLQVSTISQALIFVTRSRGWSFTERPGSLLVCAFIVAQLIATVISAVVTWDVAEIVKIGWKWTAVIWIYNILTYLLLDPIKFGVRYALSGRAWGLILEQKTAFTTQKDFGREAREAKWATEQRTLHGLQSSETKMFADNYNIRDINIMAEEAKRRAELARLRELHTLKGKVESFAKLRGLDIDVNPHYTV
- the LOC108207110 gene encoding uncharacterized protein LOC108207110, translating into MGDNVNNRDIPVVPVGAVIADDKDRAIRQYAAPRFEELNSGIIRPDIQATQFELKPIMFQMLQTIGQFSGMLTEDPHLHLRLFMEISDSFKFQGVPLRLKLFPYSVRDRARTWLNSLPAGSVTTWNDLTEKFLSKYFPPNMNAKLRNEINSFQQQDDESLYDAWERFKELLRKCPHHGILHCIQMETFYNGLNAQTKMVVDASANGALLSKSYNQAYEILETIATKNYQWSSSRAQTGKKVAGIYDVDSITSMKAQLASMEHMLKNLSMGNNQSKEQSLSSQINQTKNVSCVFCGEAHTYDSSPSNPESVFYMGNQNKAGPYSNTYNQSWRQHPNFSWSNQGANSGTSTGNVKSNYPPGFSQQAPQSNSLENMLKEYIIKNEASRSQTEALVQSQAASLRNLENQVGQLANELRNRPHGTLPSDTEKPKGVGNEHCKAMTLKSGKVLGNTVTDAKYDDSVEPSGNEEIPDDKESENDKVSPPKSSKKSHIQPQPPFPQRFQKQKQNVQFKKFLDVLKQLHINIPLVEALEQMPNYVKFMKDILTKKRRLGEFETVALTKECSSFLQHKLPTKMKDPGSFTIPCTIGDSYCGMAL